From a region of the Mercurialis annua linkage group LG1-X, ddMerAnnu1.2, whole genome shotgun sequence genome:
- the LOC126678948 gene encoding gibberellin-regulated protein 9-like: MKLFFIFVALILLLQVYLGHSVINSAANSPANIDEESDLVAIDKKHHYHHKKINCGYACSRRCRKSSRKNVCHRACKTCCSRCHCVPPGTYGNKQLCPCYASLRTHGNKLKCP; this comes from the exons ATGAAGCTGTTCTTCATTTTTGTTGCTCTCATTTTACTACTTCAG GTTTATTTGGGACATTCAGTCATCAATAGTGCTGCAAATTCTCCAGCCAAC ATTGATGAAGAAAGTGATTTGGTTGCCATTGACAAGAAACACCACTACCATCATAAGAAAATCA ATTGCGGATACGCGTGCTCGAGGAGATGCAGGAAGTCATCAAGGAAGAATGTGTGCCACAGAGCATGCAAGACTTGTTGCTCTCGGTGCCACTGTGTTCCTCCTGGTACCTATGGGAACAAGCAACTTTGTCCTTGCTATGCATCTCTCAGAACTCACGGAAACAAGCTTAAGTGCCCTTAG
- the LOC126665933 gene encoding gibberellin-regulated protein 2-like: MANSKTLVILAIFCILLMHELKSSAEAEQIDCKLKCGYRCSKTSRQKMCMRACNTCCQRCNCVPPGTSGNTHVCPCYANMKTHGGKLKCP; the protein is encoded by the exons ATGGCCAATTCCAAGACTCTGGTCATCTTGGCAATATTTTGCATCCTCTTAATGCATGAG CTGAAGAGCAGTGCAGAAGCAGAACAAATAG ATTGCAAGTTAAAATGTGGATACAGGTGCAGCAAGACATCAAGGCAGAAGATGTGCATGAGGGCATGCAACACTTGCTGTCAGAGGTGCAATTGCGTGCCACCTGGCACTTCCGGGAACACACATGTCTGCCCTTGCTATGCCAATATGAAAACTCATGGTGGCAAGCTCAAGTGCCCTTGA
- the LOC126665932 gene encoding uncharacterized protein LOC126665932 isoform X3 has translation MLGRSSASPLSTLDSGTRLNFLNPDLPTAAPWIVRLNGDSTFNWGISTSQLSPKKWIVHSTAQVDNSTLNDEEKKTWEACREALSAFEFSTEEKDKILGKAFGFVHSPYWGEERKQEVPKYETVCEILDFLRSLGLSDEDLYKVVKKFPEVLGCNIEYELKNNVKILEKDWAIKGKTLRNLLLRNPKVLGYNVDCKGDCVAQCTRCWVRF, from the exons ATGCTAGGAAGATCATCAGCTTCTCCTCTATCAACCTTGGATTCTGGAACacgtttgaactttttaaat CCTGATCTTCCAACAGCTGCACCATGGATTGTTCGTTTGAATGGGGATAGTACGTTCAACTGGGGAATATCGACTTCGCAATTATCTCCTAAGAAGTGGATCGTACATTCAACTGCACAAGTTGATAATTCAACTTTAAATGATGAAGAGAAGAAGACATGGGAAGCATGCAGAGAAGCACTATCTGCATTTGAATTCAGTACCGAAGAGAAAGACAAGATACTCGGAAAAGCATTTGGCTTCGTGCATTCGCCTTACTGGGGCGAAGAACGAAAACAAGAAGTCCCGAAATATGAAACTGTTTGTGAAATACTTGATTTTCTGAGGAGTCTAGGACTTTCTGATGAAGATCTTTACAAGGTAGTCAAAAAATTTCCTGAAGTTCTCGGTTGTAATATTGAATATGAATTGAAAAACAACGTGAAGATACTCGAAAAGGATTGGGCgataaaaggaaaaacattaagaaatctTCTCCTTCGAAATCCGAAAGTATTAGGTTACAATGTTGACTGCAAGGGAGATTGTGTGGCACAATGCACACGGTGTTGGGTTCGGTTTTAG
- the LOC126665932 gene encoding uncharacterized protein LOC126665932 isoform X2, translating into MGMLGRSSASPLSTLDSGTRLNFLNPDLPTAAPWIVRLNGDSTFNWGISTSQLSPKKWIVHSTAQVDNSTLNDEEKKTWEACREALSAFEFSTEEKDKILGKAFGFVHSPYWGEERKQEVPKYETVCEILDFLRSLGLSDEDLYKVVKKFPEVLGCNIEYELKNNVKILEKDWAIKGKTLRNLLLRNPKVLGYNVDCKGDCVAQCTRCWVRF; encoded by the exons ATGG GGATGCTAGGAAGATCATCAGCTTCTCCTCTATCAACCTTGGATTCTGGAACacgtttgaactttttaaat CCTGATCTTCCAACAGCTGCACCATGGATTGTTCGTTTGAATGGGGATAGTACGTTCAACTGGGGAATATCGACTTCGCAATTATCTCCTAAGAAGTGGATCGTACATTCAACTGCACAAGTTGATAATTCAACTTTAAATGATGAAGAGAAGAAGACATGGGAAGCATGCAGAGAAGCACTATCTGCATTTGAATTCAGTACCGAAGAGAAAGACAAGATACTCGGAAAAGCATTTGGCTTCGTGCATTCGCCTTACTGGGGCGAAGAACGAAAACAAGAAGTCCCGAAATATGAAACTGTTTGTGAAATACTTGATTTTCTGAGGAGTCTAGGACTTTCTGATGAAGATCTTTACAAGGTAGTCAAAAAATTTCCTGAAGTTCTCGGTTGTAATATTGAATATGAATTGAAAAACAACGTGAAGATACTCGAAAAGGATTGGGCgataaaaggaaaaacattaagaaatctTCTCCTTCGAAATCCGAAAGTATTAGGTTACAATGTTGACTGCAAGGGAGATTGTGTGGCACAATGCACACGGTGTTGGGTTCGGTTTTAG
- the LOC126665932 gene encoding uncharacterized protein LOC126665932 isoform X1 produces the protein MLGSTDTDTGKRDTDTDTGKRDTWTRRNGMLGRSSASPLSTLDSGTRLNFLNPDLPTAAPWIVRLNGDSTFNWGISTSQLSPKKWIVHSTAQVDNSTLNDEEKKTWEACREALSAFEFSTEEKDKILGKAFGFVHSPYWGEERKQEVPKYETVCEILDFLRSLGLSDEDLYKVVKKFPEVLGCNIEYELKNNVKILEKDWAIKGKTLRNLLLRNPKVLGYNVDCKGDCVAQCTRCWVRF, from the exons atgctaggtagcacggacacggatacGGGAAAACGGGACACGGACACGGATACGGGaaaacgggacacttggacacggcgaaacg GGATGCTAGGAAGATCATCAGCTTCTCCTCTATCAACCTTGGATTCTGGAACacgtttgaactttttaaat CCTGATCTTCCAACAGCTGCACCATGGATTGTTCGTTTGAATGGGGATAGTACGTTCAACTGGGGAATATCGACTTCGCAATTATCTCCTAAGAAGTGGATCGTACATTCAACTGCACAAGTTGATAATTCAACTTTAAATGATGAAGAGAAGAAGACATGGGAAGCATGCAGAGAAGCACTATCTGCATTTGAATTCAGTACCGAAGAGAAAGACAAGATACTCGGAAAAGCATTTGGCTTCGTGCATTCGCCTTACTGGGGCGAAGAACGAAAACAAGAAGTCCCGAAATATGAAACTGTTTGTGAAATACTTGATTTTCTGAGGAGTCTAGGACTTTCTGATGAAGATCTTTACAAGGTAGTCAAAAAATTTCCTGAAGTTCTCGGTTGTAATATTGAATATGAATTGAAAAACAACGTGAAGATACTCGAAAAGGATTGGGCgataaaaggaaaaacattaagaaatctTCTCCTTCGAAATCCGAAAGTATTAGGTTACAATGTTGACTGCAAGGGAGATTGTGTGGCACAATGCACACGGTGTTGGGTTCGGTTTTAG
- the LOC126665930 gene encoding uncharacterized protein LOC126665930, with protein sequence MAQYRQSGGGHYYANGTPSSDHVSIGIRASSSQSLSQQQQQYKPIRVRRSAARSDKLHHRFSSSRSFSIAAIIAVLSLVLVVTVLAYYYISSSEDTVAKEINDHLLIDDDSLDFLPNVTRTNSVSFGHGSTHGRDSRYWDKDDRRRDGDYNEDDVDHVSKEAKDDSTEKGNDPVKLKNGKVKTAQDDPSKGLHQRGTGLYNEDGRKELKMYEAEYEASLKNAGQLRNENEIKHQELDDEDHGQQNEGVDTDNEYDDGIDSHDPQNEDYDNSGHDNEDQPAVRIPHDKDDRESSDFNDAETKDQKLDKDNHEVSENISYKSLKTRNVDNVDSNSRLRHSFGGQSTTKSKSDVKRKQKHRKGSCEMKFLNSTTQLVEPFESRKFARFSLQYNEKEEKPNGEEQWEPRFAGHQSLQEREESFLVHDQQINCGFVKGPEGSSSAGFDLSEDDASYISRCHIAVISCIFGNSDRLRSPPTKTVTRLSRKNVCFVMFMDEVTLRTLSSEGHAPDTAGFIGFWKVVVAKNLPYTDMRRVGKIPKLLPHRLFPSARYSIWLDSKLRLQVDPLLILEYFLWRKGYEYAISNHYDRHCIWEEVAQNKRLNKYNHSVIDQQFAFYQADGLTKFNVSDPNKLLPSNVPEGSLIVRAHTPMSNLFSCLWFNEVERFTPRDQLSFAYTYQKLRRMNPDKPFHLHMFKDCERRAVAKLFRHRSEEKRNILRQQATE encoded by the exons ATGGCGCAGTACAGGCAATCAGGAGGCGGACATTACTATGCAAACGGAACGCCGTCGTCAGATCACGTCTCCATTGGAATTCGTGCTTCTTCGTCGCAATCTCTATCACAGCAACAGCAACAATACAAGCCAATTCGTGTTCGGCGATCAGCGGCGAGATCCGATAAATTGCATCATCGCTTTTCGTCTTCTAGAAGCTTCTCGATCGCTGCGATTATTGCCGTCCTTAGTCTTGTACTTGTTGTTACTGTTTTAGCTTATTATTACATCTCCTCTTCTGAAGATACCGTTGCTAAAG AAATAAATGATCATCTTCTTATTGATGATGATAGCCTTGATTTTCTTCCAAATGTTACACGTACCAACTCTGTTAGCTTTGGACATGGTTCAACACACGGACGGGATTCTAGGTATTGGGATAAGGATGATAGGAGAAGGGATGGGGATTATAACGAGGATGATGTGGATCATGTTAGCAAGGAAGCTAAAGATGACTCTACTGAAAAGGGTAACGATCCGGTGAAGTTGAAGAATGGAAAGGTGAAGACCGCGCAAGATGATCCTTCTAAGGGTTTACATCAAAGGGGAACTGGGTTGTACAATGAAGATGGGCGTAAAGAATTGAAAATGTATGAAGCAGAATATGAGGCTTCTTTAAAGAATGCTGGCCAGTTGAGAAATGAAAATGAGATTAAACATCAAGAACTTGATGATGAGGATCATGGGCAGCAGAATGAGGGAGTTGATACAGATAATGAGTATGATGATGGCATAGACTCTCATGATCCTCAAAATGAGGATTATGACAATTCTGGACATGACAATGAAGACCAACCTGCCGTGAGGATTCCCCATGAcaaagatgatagagaatccTCTGATTTTAATGATGCTGAAACTAAGGATCAAAAGTTAGACAAGGACAATCACGAAGTCTCTGAGAACATATCATATAAGTCTTTGAAGACCAGAAATGTAGATAATGTTGACAGTAATTCTCGGCTTCGGCATTCATTTGGTGGTCAATCTACAACTAAATCTAAGTCGGATGTAAAAAGGAAACAGAAGCATCGCAAAG GATCTTGTGAGATGAAGTTTTTAAATTCTACCACGCAGCTTGTGGAGCCATTTGAAAGTCGGAAATTTGCAAGGTTTTCCTTGCAGTACAACGAAAAGGAGGAGAAGCCCAATGGGGAGGAACAATGGGAACCTAGATTTGCTGGGCATCAGAGCCTACAAGAGCGGGAAGAATCGTTTTTGGTACATGACCAACAAATAAATTGTGGATTTGTCAAAGGTCCTGAAGGATCCTCTAGCGCAGGATTTGATTTGTCAGAAGATGATGCAAGTTATATCAGTAGATGCCACATTGCTGTGATCTCTTGTATCTTTGGCAATTCTGATCGCTTGAGGTCACCTCCTACTAAAACG GTCACTCGTTTATCAAGGAAAAATGTGTGCTTTGTTATGTTCATGGATGAAGTTACATTGCGAACACTTTCTTCGGAAGGTCATGCGCCTGATACAGCAGGTTTTATTGGTTTTTGGAAGGTTGTGGTAGCGAAAAATCTTCCTTATACTGACATGCGGAGAGTGGGGAAAATACCAAAATTGTTGCCACACAGGCTTTTCCCTTCTGCGAG ATACTCAATTTGGTTGGATAGCAAATTACGCCTGCAAGTTGACCCTCTGCTTATTCTGGAATATTTCTTGTGGCGGAAAGGATATGAATATGCTATTTCTAATCACTATGATCGCCATTGTATATGGGAAGAGGTGGCACAGAACAAGAGACTGAACAAATACAATCATAGTGTAATAGATCAGCAATTCGCTTTCTACCAGGCTGATGGACTGACAAAGTTCAATGTTTCTGATCCAAACAAGCTTCTTCCCAGCA ATGTCCCTGAAGGGTCTCTAATTGTTAGAGCGCACACTCCAATGTCGAATCTGTTCTCCTGTCTTTGGTTCAATGAGGTTGAACGCTTTACTCCTCGTGACCAACTGAGTTTTGCATACACATATCAAAAACTAAGACGAATGAATCCTGACAAGCCATTTCATCTTCATATGTTTAAG GATTGTGAGAGGAGAGCCGTTGCAAAATTATTTCGGCATAGGTCAGAGGAGAAGAGAAATATTCTTCGTCAACAAGCAACAGAATGA
- the LOC126665931 gene encoding kinetochore protein NDC80 homolog, which yields MRGANPKRGRPTDSLIPQPTPDHHRQFTSRDSDASFASSRPSTIGATRFSAAELYTDRAQQNTAVRAINSYLSSHSSSHALRTHPISSAKEITDTLQFLLHQLDFPVTKLEDDFFIILKSLNCPFKVNKSTLRAPNTPHNWPACLALIHWLVQICLYTEYSSVNSRGFVQSNSMFVYFLDTYLNFLQGDDDAVEAIDREYFEKLENERDIVADNVRVLESTFRELEAKSEGLKVGPTEKEKLESLRNALEEDVGKFNAMMAELNSRNEALNRVLEEKRTESEVKVEEKKRIDSENEELKKRVDEQSINSRDAERMKRELQAVERDIGEAEGARNSWEEKTWDLDAEIGHKIKELETLAMDANQAIRRLKLGFQYMLNTKGSTPAEVMGVDYRSVVKPGLASFADDVRKSSMEKMEGLISLQRESSELTARVEAKNKRLAALQSRIDDVEAQLILLRNETEEFTNRCAVEAQKLSQDVQMEAHNLDVLEREAADFLKAGEVKLQEAMKETDEEIQIWAHELFAVVDTVSKYKEHMVSKISDMKSKLSETAVAVSDIYKLSLASQLERNC from the exons ATGAGAGGCGCAAACCCCAAGCGCGGCCGTCCAACAGACTCATTAATCCCGCAACCAACACCAGACCACCACCGCCAATTCACTTCACGCGACTCCGATGCAAGTTTCGCCAGCAGCCGTCCGTCGACAATCGGAGCAACTCGGTTCTCCGCCGCTGAACTATACACAGACCGAGCCCAACAAAACACCGCAGTTCGCGCAATCAACTCGTATCTCTCATCTCACTCTTCAAGCCACGCGCTCCGCACGCACCCAATCTCCTCTGCCAAAGAAATAACCGACACTCTTCAATTTCTACTTCACCAGTTAGATTTCCCAGTCACCAAACTAGAAGATGATTTTTTCATCATCTTGAAGTCCCTAAATTGCCCTTTCAAAGTCAATAAATCTACTCTCCGTGCCCCTAATACGCCTCACAACTGGCCTGCCTGTCTTGCTTTAATTCATTGGCTGGTCCAAATTTGTTTGTATACAGAATATTCAAGTGTTAATTCAAGGGGGTTTGTGCAAAGTAATAGTATGTTTGTTTATTTCTTAGATACTTATTTGAACTTCTTACAGGGCGATGATGACGCTGTGGAAGCGATAGATAGGGAGTATTTTGAGAAGTTAGAGAACGAGAGAGATATTGTGGCTGATAATGTTAGGGTTTTGGAGAGTACCTTTAGAGAATTGGAAGCAAAATCCGAGGGATTGAAAGTGGGGCCGACCGAGAAGGAGAAATTGGAGAGTTTGAGGAATGCGTTGGAGGAAGATGTGGGGAAGTTCAATGCTATGATGGCGGAGTTGAATTCTAGGAATGAGGCTTTGAATAGGGTTTTGGAAGAGAAAAGGACTGAATCCGAAGTCAAAGTTGAGGAGAAAAAGAGGATTGATTCCGAGAATGAGGAGCTGAAGAAGAGAGTTGATGAGCAGAGTATTAATTCGAGGGATGCAGAGAGGATGAAGAGAGAGTTGCAAGCTGTCGAAAGAGATATAGGTGAGGCTGAAGGGGCGAGGAATTCGTGGGAAGAGAAGACTTGGGATCTTGATGCCGAAATTGGACATAAGATTAAAGAGCTTGAGACACTTGCCATGGATGCTAACCAAGCTATTAGGAG ATTAAAGCTTGGCTTTCAGTACATGTTGAATACCAAAGGATCTACCCCAGCTGAAGTTATGGGGGTTGACTATAGATCTGTAGTTAAGCCTGGACTTGCATCCTTTGCAGATGACGTAAGAAAAAGCTCTATGGAAAAAATGGAAGGTTTAATCTCACTTCAACGGGAGTCTTCAGAATTGACTGCTAGGGTTGAGGCTAAAAATAAGCGTCTTGCTGCTCTTCAATCTCGTATTGATGAT GTGGAAGCTCAGTTAATTTTGTTGAGAAATGAAACAGAGGAATTCACCAACAGATGTGCAGTGGAAGCTCAAAAGCTGTCGCAGGATGTTCAAATGGAGGCTCATAACTTGGATGTTTTGGAAAGAGAAGCCGCAGATTTTCTGAAG GCGGGTGAAGTAAAGTTGCAAGAAGCAATGAAAGAAACTGATGAAGAAATTCAGATATGGGCTCATGAACTATTTGCAGTGGTAGATACAGTCTCAAAATATAAAGAACATATGGTGTCGAAGATCTCAGATATGAAAAGCAAGCTATCAGAAACTGCTGTTGCTGTTTCTGATATTTATAAACTTTCTTTGGCCTCACAACTTGAAAGaaattgttga
- the LOC126682006 gene encoding glutamate-1-semialdehyde 2,1-aminomutase 2, chloroplastic-like — protein sequence MVATATITGIGTAGLFGLSCSNTQRRNLSSRCVKMTVSVEEEKKNFTLKKSQEAFNIAKELMPGGVNSPVRAFKSVGGQPIVMDSVKGSHMWDIDGNEYVDYVGSWGPAIIGHADDQVLAALAETMKKGTSFGAPCLLENELAKMVIKAVPCIEMVRFVNSGTEACMGVLRLARAFTGREKLIKFEGCYHGHADPFLVKAGSGVATLGLPDSPGVPKAATFETLTAPFNDIAAVEKLFEANKGEISAVILEPVVGNSGFIPPKPEFLNAIRRITKENDALLIFDEVMTGFRLSYGGAQEYFGITPDLTTLGKIIGGGLPVGAYGGRREIMEMVAPAGPMYQAGTLSGNPLAMTAGIHTLKRLQEPGSYEYLDKITGELVQGILDAGKRAGHSMCGGHIRGMFGFFFTEGPVYDFSDAKKSDGAKFARFFQGMLEEGVYFAPSQFEAGFTSLAHTAEDIQHTINAAEKVFRKI from the exons ATGGTGGCTACAGCTACAATCACAGGGATAGGGACAGCTGGATTATTCGGGTTATCATGTAGTAACACTCAAAGAAGAAATCTGTCGTCAAGATGTGTCAAAATGACGGTCTCCGTTgaggaagaaaagaagaatttcACTCTCAAGAAATCCCAAGAAGCTTTCAATATCGCCAAG GAGCTGATGCCGGGAGGTGTGAATTCACCGGTGAGGGCATTTAAGTCAGTGGGTGGACAGCCTATTGTTATGGATTCTGTAAAGGGTTCTCACATGTGGGACATTGATGGCAATGAGTATGTTGATTATGTTGGTTCTTGGGGTCCTGCCATTATTGGTCATGCTGATGATCAG GTACTTGCAGCCTTGGCTGAAACAATGAAGAAAGGGACAAGCTTTGGTGCGCCTTGTCTTCTAGAGAATGAACTAGCAAAGATGGTGATAAAAGCAGTTCCTTGCATTGAAATGGTTCGATTTGTCAATTCTGGAACAGAGGCTTGTATGGGTGTTCTTCGTCTAGCTCGTGCCTTTACTGGGCGGGAGAAGCTTATCAAATTTGAGGGTTGTTATCACGGTCATGCCGATCCTTTCCTTGTCAAGGCAGGAAGTGGTGTTGCAACACTAGGACTCCCCGACTCCCCTGGCGTACCAAAAGCAGCAACCTTTGAAACTTTAACAGCCCCCTTCAATGACATAGCTGCTGTCGAAAAACTTTTTGAGGCTAACAAAGGAGAGATTTCAGCTGTAATTCTTGAACCCGTTGTAGGAAATTCCGGTTTCATCCCACCTAAACCAGAGTTCCTTAATGCTATCCGCAGGATCACCAAAGAAAATGACGCTCTTCTAATCTTTGATGAAGTTATGACTGGATTCCGTTTGTCATACGGTGGAGCTCAGGAGTATTTTGGCATAACTCCCGACCTAACAACACTGGGGAAGATCATTGGTGGTGGTTTACCAGTTGGTGCATATGGAGGAAGGAGGGAGATCATGGAAATGGTTGCACCAGCGGGACCAATGTACCAGGCCGGGACCTTGAGCGGAAACCCACTGGCAATGACAGCTGGGATTCACACTCTGAAGCGGTTGCAGGAGCCAGGAAGTTACGAGTATTTGGATAAGATCACAGGCGAACTTGTCCAGGGCATACTGGATGCTGGCAAGAGGGCTGGACATTCTATGTGTGGTGGGCATATAAGAGGGATGTTCGGATTTTTCTTCACGGAAGGACCTGTTTACGACTTTTCTGATGCAAAGAAAAGTGATGGTGCAAAATTTGCCAGGTTCTTTCAAGGAATGCTGGAGGAAGGTGTATATTTTGCTCCGTCGCAATTTGAGGCTGGGTTCACTAGCTTGGCACATACAGCTGAAGATATTCAACATACGATAAATGCAGCTGAGAAAGTTTTCCGCAAGATTTAG